The following are encoded in a window of Dioscorea cayenensis subsp. rotundata cultivar TDr96_F1 chromosome 16, TDr96_F1_v2_PseudoChromosome.rev07_lg8_w22 25.fasta, whole genome shotgun sequence genomic DNA:
- the LOC120279303 gene encoding homeobox-leucine zipper protein HOX6-like encodes MESEDFISAIEDGGEGFVFKGNCSGNKDKKKRFSEEQIKSLETMFETQTKLEPRQKLQLARELGLQPRQVAIWFQNKRARWKSKQLEREYSSLRSDYDQLLSSFEALQREKQILAKQLQKLAELIGKQKEGNESELKNGSKEDKMEKKVSFFSQEEEEEEEEEEAMAVVNSGEQEWWECWPLNE; translated from the exons ATGGAGAGTGAGGACTTTATCTCTGCAATAGAGGATGGAGGAGAAGGGTTTGTTTTCAAGGGGAATTGCAGTGGGAataaagacaagaagaagaggttTAGTGAAGAGCAAATCAAGTCACTGGAAACCATGTTTGAGACCCAAACTAAGCTTGAGCCAAGACAGAAGCTTCAGCTGGCTAGAGAACTTGGTCTTCAGCCTAGACAAGTTGCCATTTGGTTTCAGAACAAGAGAGCCAGGTGGAAGTCTAAGCAGCTTGAGAGAGAGTATTCTTCTCTTAGATCTGATTATGATCAACTTCTCTCCAGCTTTGAAGCTCTTCAAAGGGAAAAACAAATTCTTGCCAAACag TTGCAGAAGCTGGCAGAGTTGATAGGGAAGCAGAAAGAAGGGAATGAGAGTGAGTTGAAGAATGGGAGCAAAGAAGataagatggagaagaaggtgaGCTTTTTCAGtcaggaagaagaagaagaagaagaagaagaagaagccatgGCTGTTGTTAATTCTGGTGAGCAAGAGTGGTGGGAGTGTTGGCCTTTGAATGAGtga
- the LOC120279034 gene encoding pyridoxal reductase, chloroplastic, with protein sequence MALITSTTSAFSCAVPRRQTSTSAAAAVATSTRSWPSFSSTTLNSPPRLGPRFWPWEKVKLGPLSVSPMGFGTWAWGNQLLWGYREEMDSVLQETFNLAIRNGINLFDTADSYGTGRLNGQSERLLGKFIRQGPNKVQDKIVIATKFAAYPWRLTAGQFVKACESSLDRLQLEQIGIGQLHWSTANYAPLQEKALWDGLVAMYEKGLVRAVGVSNYGPKQLIKIYDYLNSRGVPLCSAQVQFSLLSMGPEQMELKAISNSLGIGLISYSPLGLGMLTGKYSTSNLPRGPRGLLFRQILPGLNPLLNSLREIAQRRGKTMSQIAINWCICKGTIPIPGVKTVEQAEENLGSLGWRLSSDEIFELETAAEESPRKMIQNIFQTR encoded by the exons ATGGCGCTAATAACAAGCACCACGTCGGCATTCTCCTGCGCCGTTCCTCGCCGGCAAACCAGCACCTCCGCCGCGGCCGCCGTGGCCACCTCAACCAGGTCATGGCCATCTTTCTCCTCCACCACTCTCAATTCCCCTCCCCGTCTCGGCCCTCGCTTCTGGCCCTGGGAAAAG GTCAAGCTCGGACCTCTCTCGGTGTCGCCCATGGGATTTGGGACATGGGCTTGGGGCAACCAGCTGCTTTGGGGGTACAGAGAGGAGATGGACAGTGTTCTTCAAGAGACCTTCAATTTGGCAATCAGGAATGGGATCAATCTCTTTGATACTGCTGATTCTTATGGCACTGGGAGGTTGAATGGCCAGAGCGAACGGCTTCTTGGGAAATTCATTCGTCAAg GACCGAATAAAGTTCAGGACAAAATTGTTATTGCTACAAAGTTTGCTGCATACCCCTGGCGCTTGACTGCTGGGCAGTTTGTGAAGGCCTGCGA GTCCTCATTGGATCGATTGCAACTTGAGCAAATTGGAATTGGTCAGTTGCACTGGTCAACCGCAAATTACGCTCCTTTGCAAGAAAAGGCTCTTTGGGACGGGCTAGTTGCTATGTATGAGAAG GGTTTGGTTCGTGCTGTTGGTGTTAGCAATTATGGCCCAAAGCAACTTATTAAGATTTACGATTATCTCAACTCTCGAGGTGTTCCACTATGCTCAGCTCAG GTTCAATTTTCTTTGTTGAGTATGGGCCCGGAACAAATGGAACTGAAGGCAATAAGCAATTCCTTAGGCATTGGCCTAATATCATACAGTCCTCTTGGATTAGGAATGCTGACCGGAAAATATTCAACTTCTAATCTCCCTCGTGGACCACG GGGTTTGCTGTTCCGTCAGATTCTTCCCGGTCTGAATCCTTTACTAAATTCACTCAGAGAGATTGCACAGAGGAGAGGAAAAACTATGTCACAA attgcGATAAACTGGTGTATCTGCAAGGGAACTATTCCAATACCTGGAGTAAAGACAGTTGAGCAAGCTGAGGAGAATTTGGGTTCATTAGGTTGGCGTCTTTCTTCCGATGAAATTTTCGAGCTGGAAACTGCAGCAGAGGAATCTCCCAGAAAAATGATTCAGAACATTTTCCAGACCAGATGA